A genomic segment from Glycine soja cultivar W05 chromosome 18, ASM419377v2, whole genome shotgun sequence encodes:
- the LOC114395393 gene encoding agamous-like MADS-box protein AGL1 isoform X4 — MLSTMEDPNQAQEGSSQKKMGRGKIEIKRIENTTNRQVTFCKRRNGLLKKAYELSVLCDAEVALVVFSTRGRLYEYANNSVRATIERYKKANAAASNAESVSEANTQFYQQESSKLRRQIRDIQNLNRHILGEALGSLSLKELKNLEGRLEKGLSRVRSRKEIELQNHNNYLRAKIAEHERAQQQQSNMMSGTLCESLPSQSYDRNFFPVNLIASDDQQQYSSQDHTALQLV; from the exons ATG CTTTCAACCATGGAGGATCCAAATCAAGCTCAAGAAGGGTCTTCTCAGAAGAAAATGGGAAGAGGGAAGATTGAAATCAAACGGATCGAGAACACCACCAATAGGCAAGTCACCTTCTGCAAGCGCCGCAACGGTTTGCTGAAGAAAGCTTATGAATTATCAGTTCTGTGTGATGCGGAAGTTGCCCTTGTTGTCTTCTCAACCCGTGGCCGTTTGTATGAGTATGCCAACAACAG TGTTAGGGCCACCATTGAAAGGTACAAGAAGGCAAATGCTGCTGCTTCAAACGCAGAATCCGTATCTGAAGCTAACACACAG TTTTACCAGCAAGAGTCATCCAAATTGAGAAGACAAATTCGAGATATTCAGAATCTAAACAG GCACATCCTTGGTGAAGCACTTGGTTCTCTGAGTCTCAAGGAACTAAAGAACCTCGAGGGTAGATTGGAGAAAGGATTAAGCAGAGTTAGATCTAGAAAG GAAATTGAGCTGCAAAACCACAATAATTATCTGCGAGCTAAG ATAGCTGAACATGAGAGAGCTCAACAACAGCAATCAAATATGATGTCAGGAACACTGTGCGAGTCCCTTCCTTCACAATCATACGACAGGAATTTTTTCCCTGTAAATCTCATAGCTTCTGATGATCAACAACAATATTCTAGTCAAGACCACACTGCTCTCCAACTTGT CTGA
- the LOC114395393 gene encoding agamous-like MADS-box protein AGL1 isoform X1 gives MLSTMEDPNQAQEGSSQKKMGRGKIEIKRIENTTNRQVTFCKRRNGLLKKAYELSVLCDAEVALVVFSTRGRLYEYANNSVRATIERYKKANAAASNAESVSEANTQFYQQESSKLRRQIRDIQNLNRHILGEALGSLSLKELKNLEGRLEKGLSRVRSRKHETLFADVEFMQKREIELQNHNNYLRAKIAEHERAQQQQSNMMSGTLCESLPSQSYDRNFFPVNLIASDDQQQYSSQDHTALQLV, from the exons ATG CTTTCAACCATGGAGGATCCAAATCAAGCTCAAGAAGGGTCTTCTCAGAAGAAAATGGGAAGAGGGAAGATTGAAATCAAACGGATCGAGAACACCACCAATAGGCAAGTCACCTTCTGCAAGCGCCGCAACGGTTTGCTGAAGAAAGCTTATGAATTATCAGTTCTGTGTGATGCGGAAGTTGCCCTTGTTGTCTTCTCAACCCGTGGCCGTTTGTATGAGTATGCCAACAACAG TGTTAGGGCCACCATTGAAAGGTACAAGAAGGCAAATGCTGCTGCTTCAAACGCAGAATCCGTATCTGAAGCTAACACACAG TTTTACCAGCAAGAGTCATCCAAATTGAGAAGACAAATTCGAGATATTCAGAATCTAAACAG GCACATCCTTGGTGAAGCACTTGGTTCTCTGAGTCTCAAGGAACTAAAGAACCTCGAGGGTAGATTGGAGAAAGGATTAAGCAGAGTTAGATCTAGAAAG CATGAAACATTGTTTGCTGATGTCGAGTTCATGCAAAAGCGG GAAATTGAGCTGCAAAACCACAATAATTATCTGCGAGCTAAG ATAGCTGAACATGAGAGAGCTCAACAACAGCAATCAAATATGATGTCAGGAACACTGTGCGAGTCCCTTCCTTCACAATCATACGACAGGAATTTTTTCCCTGTAAATCTCATAGCTTCTGATGATCAACAACAATATTCTAGTCAAGACCACACTGCTCTCCAACTTGT CTGA
- the LOC114395393 gene encoding agamous-like MADS-box protein AGL1 isoform X2 — protein MLSTMEDPNQAQEGSSQKKMGRGKIEIKRIENTTNRQVTFCKRRNGLLKKAYELSVLCDAEVALVVFSTRGRLYEYANNSVRATIERYKKANAAASNAESVSEANTQFYQQESSKLRRQIRDIQNLNRHILGEALGSLSLKELKNLEGRLEKGLSRVRSRKHETLFADVEFMQKREIELQNHNNYLRAKIAEHERAQQQQSNMMSGTLCESLPSQSYDRNFFPVNLIASDDQQQYSSQDHTALQLV, from the exons ATG CTTTCAACCATGGAGGATCCAAATCAAGCTCAAGAAGGGTCTTCTCAGAAGAAAATGGGAAGAGGGAAGATTGAAATCAAACGGATCGAGAACACCACCAATAGGCAAGTCACCTTCTGCAAGCGCCGCAACGGTTTGCTGAAGAAAGCTTATGAATTATCAGTTCTGTGTGATGCGGAAGTTGCCCTTGTTGTCTTCTCAACCCGTGGCCGTTTGTATGAGTATGCCAACAACAG TGTTAGGGCCACCATTGAAAGGTACAAGAAGGCAAATGCTGCTGCTTCAAACGCAGAATCCGTATCTGAAGCTAACACACAG TTTTACCAGCAAGAGTCATCCAAATTGAGAAGACAAATTCGAGATATTCAGAATCTAAACAG GCACATCCTTGGTGAAGCACTTGGTTCTCTGAGTCTCAAGGAACTAAAGAACCTCGAGGGTAGATTGGAGAAAGGATTAAGCAGAGTTAGATCTAGAAAG CATGAAACATTGTTTGCTGATGTCGAGTTCATGCAAAAGCGG GAAATTGAGCTGCAAAACCACAATAATTATCTGCGAGCTAAG ATAGCTGAACATGAGAGAGCTCAACAACAGCAATCAAATATGATGTCAGGAACACTGTGCGAGTCCCTTCCTTCACAATCATACGACAGGAATTTTTTCCCTGTAAATCTCATAGCTTCTGATGATCAACAACAATATTCTAGTCAAGACCACACTGCTCTCCAACTTGTGTAA
- the LOC114395393 gene encoding agamous-like MADS-box protein AGL1 isoform X3, with protein MEDPNQAQEGSSQKKMGRGKIEIKRIENTTNRQVTFCKRRNGLLKKAYELSVLCDAEVALVVFSTRGRLYEYANNSVRATIERYKKANAAASNAESVSEANTQFYQQESSKLRRQIRDIQNLNRHILGEALGSLSLKELKNLEGRLEKGLSRVRSRKHETLFADVEFMQKREIELQNHNNYLRAKIAEHERAQQQQSNMMSGTLCESLPSQSYDRNFFPVNLIASDDQQQYSSQDHTALQLV; from the exons ATGGAGGATCCAAATCAAGCTCAAGAAGGGTCTTCTCAGAAGAAAATGGGAAGAGGGAAGATTGAAATCAAACGGATCGAGAACACCACCAATAGGCAAGTCACCTTCTGCAAGCGCCGCAACGGTTTGCTGAAGAAAGCTTATGAATTATCAGTTCTGTGTGATGCGGAAGTTGCCCTTGTTGTCTTCTCAACCCGTGGCCGTTTGTATGAGTATGCCAACAACAG TGTTAGGGCCACCATTGAAAGGTACAAGAAGGCAAATGCTGCTGCTTCAAACGCAGAATCCGTATCTGAAGCTAACACACAG TTTTACCAGCAAGAGTCATCCAAATTGAGAAGACAAATTCGAGATATTCAGAATCTAAACAG GCACATCCTTGGTGAAGCACTTGGTTCTCTGAGTCTCAAGGAACTAAAGAACCTCGAGGGTAGATTGGAGAAAGGATTAAGCAGAGTTAGATCTAGAAAG CATGAAACATTGTTTGCTGATGTCGAGTTCATGCAAAAGCGG GAAATTGAGCTGCAAAACCACAATAATTATCTGCGAGCTAAG ATAGCTGAACATGAGAGAGCTCAACAACAGCAATCAAATATGATGTCAGGAACACTGTGCGAGTCCCTTCCTTCACAATCATACGACAGGAATTTTTTCCCTGTAAATCTCATAGCTTCTGATGATCAACAACAATATTCTAGTCAAGACCACACTGCTCTCCAACTTGT CTGA